The proteins below come from a single Alligator mississippiensis isolate rAllMis1 chromosome 2, rAllMis1, whole genome shotgun sequence genomic window:
- the BATF gene encoding basic leucine zipper transcriptional factor ATF-like — protein sequence MPHSSDSSDSSSFSQSPPPSKQDSSDDMRKVQRREKNRIAAQKSRQRQTQKADTLHLESEDLERQNAALRREIKQLTEEMKHFSSMLSSHEPLCSILTSPPPPPPHPEVLYATHSFHQPHISSPRFQH from the exons atgccccaTAGCTCGGACAGCAGTGACTCCAGCAGCTTCAGCCAGTCTCCCCCACCCAGCAAGCAG GACTCTTCTGACGACATGAGGAAAGTCCAGAGACGGGAGAAGAACCGCATTGCTGCCCAGAAGAGCCGACAGAGGCAGACTCAGAAGGCAGATACGCTTCACTTG GAGAGTGAGGACCTGGAGAGACAGAATGCTGCTCTGCGCAGGGAAATCAAGCAACTGACAGAGGAAATGAAGCACTTTTCCTCAATGCTGAGCTCCCACGAACCCCTCTGCTCCATCCTGACCTCGCCGCCCCCGCCACCGCCTCACCCAGAGGTGCTCTATGCAACACACTCCTTCCACCAGCCCCACATCAGCTCCCCACGCTTCCAGCACTGA